In one window of Littorina saxatilis isolate snail1 linkage group LG11, US_GU_Lsax_2.0, whole genome shotgun sequence DNA:
- the LOC138980369 gene encoding sodium/glucose cotransporter 2-like isoform X2, producing the protein MAESRLHWGDILVIIAYFIAVISVGIISSCRNRGSIGGYFLAGRSMHWVPVGASLFASNIGSGHFVGLAGSGAAGGIGIAVFELNAIFILMILGWLFVPVYVAAGVFTMPEYLRKRFGGQRIRIYPSVLALLLYVFTKISECFVLCVFLCV; encoded by the exons ATGGCGGAAAGTCGTCTGCATTGGGGAGACATCCTCGTCATCATCGCCTATTTCATCGCTGTCATCAGCGTGGGCATAATC TCGTCATGTCGAAACAGAGGCAGCATTGGCGGTTACTTCTTGGCTGGAAGGTCTATGCACTGGGTCCCG GTGGGAGCCTCCCTGTTCGCCAGTAACATTGGCAGCGGTCACTTCGTGGGGCTGGCCGGGTCCGGTGCAGCCGGTGGTATCGGTATAGCCGTCTTCGAGCTGAAC GCCATTTTCATCCTGATGATCCTAGGATGGCTGTTCGTACCAGTGTACGTTGCTGCCGGG GTGTTCACGATGCCAGAATACCTGCGGAAGCGGTTCGGCGGACAGAGGATTCGTATCTACCCGTCTGTGCTGGCTTTGCTTCTCTACGTCTTCACAAAGATCTccgaatgttttgttttgtgtgtgtttttgtgtgtgtga
- the LOC138980369 gene encoding sodium/glucose cotransporter 2-like isoform X1 has protein sequence MAESRLHWGDILVIIAYFIAVISVGIISSCRNRGSIGGYFLAGRSMHWVPVGASLFASNIGSGHFVGLAGSGAAGGIGIAVFELNAIFILMILGWLFVPVYVAAGGESTDISIAEKMTASPQKKLQELPKTYRPAPELPEVVATTTLKNCVVMFSSFPSRGASRRTR, from the exons ATGGCGGAAAGTCGTCTGCATTGGGGAGACATCCTCGTCATCATCGCCTATTTCATCGCTGTCATCAGCGTGGGCATAATC TCGTCATGTCGAAACAGAGGCAGCATTGGCGGTTACTTCTTGGCTGGAAGGTCTATGCACTGGGTCCCG GTGGGAGCCTCCCTGTTCGCCAGTAACATTGGCAGCGGTCACTTCGTGGGGCTGGCCGGGTCCGGTGCAGCCGGTGGTATCGGTATAGCCGTCTTCGAGCTGAAC GCCATTTTCATCCTGATGATCCTAGGATGGCTGTTCGTACCAGTGTACGTTGCTGCCGGG ggggaaagtaccgacatctcaatcgctgaaaagatgacagcatcaccacaaaagaaactgcaagaattgccaaaa ACATACCGTCCCGCACCAGAATTGCCAGAGGTTGTTGCAACTACAACTTTGAAGAACTGTGTCGTGATGTTCAGCAGCTTCCCGAGTCGTGGTGCCTCGCGAAGAACGAGGTGA
- the LOC138980905 gene encoding eggshell protein-like, producing MTSLFLVMTCSLMTSVLSQVIPGVLPQVVCQKFKDYCNGNGGFPQCCPGLACVNERCTGQFTGSQVGGIGGFNNGGFSGVNTGGFGGSDSSVICTRQGDTCGRRGPCCPGTVCVQNNFNGGFNNGFNNGFNGGFNNGFNGGNSGGLCTSIGNLPGFGVAGGVGTGFGTGPFLDQPSADNSDTVADGTATG from the exons ATGACGTCGCTTTTCTTGGTGATGACGTGTAGTCTTATGACGTCAGTACTATCGCAGGTCATTCCTGGAGTATTGCCACAAGTC GTGTGTCAGAAGTTCAAGGATTATTGCAACGGGAACGGAGGGTTCCCACAATGCTGCCCTGGACTTGCCTGTGTCAACGAACGTTGCACTGGTCAGTTCACCGGAAGTCAAGTCGGAGGAATTGGCGGTTTTAACAACGGAGGATTTAGCGGTGTTAACACCGGAGGATTTGGTGGCTCGGATAGTTCTGTCATC TGCACCAGACAGGGCGACACCTGCGGAAGACGAGGACCCTGCTGTCCAGGCACTGTGTGTGTTCAGAACAACTTCAACGGTGGCTTCAATAATGGCTTCAATAATGGCTTCAATGGTGGCTTCAATAATGGCTTCAACGGTGGAAACAGCGGTGGCCTCTGCACCAGCATTGGCAACCTCCCCGGTTTTGGCGTTGCGGGAGGCGTCGGTACTGGTTTTGGCACTGGGCCCTTCTTGGACCAGCCGTCGGCTGATAACAGTGATACTGTCGCTGATGGTACTGCTACTGGctaa